Proteins co-encoded in one Gadus morhua chromosome 6, gadMor3.0, whole genome shotgun sequence genomic window:
- the tango2 gene encoding transport and Golgi organization protein 2 homolog isoform X2, which translates to MCILFFKFDPRPASKNAYRLILAANRDEYYSRPTKAADYWASNGDILSGLDLENGKEGGTWLGVTKTGRLAAITNYLEPKLNPDAKGRGFLVANYLIDRDLDSFSYLKKLSTEGHLYNGFNLLTAEFNAKEDIVSYYGNRGSSQPIRLKSGIYGLSNSLLETPWRKLDHGKCLFTSVVEQQLSGDRLVQDLITVLNNQELTTDPAIQRQGQGFDNGILPALSSVCVRTPHYGTRTGVLFHLCKHTVQVTISKEASRGLTQWKTRYEDVCGVL; encoded by the exons ATGTGCATACTCTTTTTCAAGTTTGACCCACGGCCAGCATCCAAAAATGCCTACAG GCTGATTTTGGCTGCAAACAGAGATGAGTACTACAGCAGGCCGACCAAGGCGGCAGACTACTGGGCGTCCAACGGCGATATCCTCAGTG GCCTAGACCTTGAAAATGGCAAGGAAGGTGGAACATGGCTGGGAGTCACCAAGACGGGCAGGCTGGCCGCCATCACAAACTACCTGGAACCAAAGCTCAACCCTGACGCCAAAGGAAGAG GCTTCCTGGTGGCCAACTACTTAATAGACAGAGACCTGGACAGCTTCTCCTACTTGAAAAAGTTGTCGACAGAAGGTCACCTGTACAACGGCTTCAACCTGCTCACTGCAGAATTCAA TGCCAAAGAAGACATTGTGAGTTACTATGGAAACAGAGGGAGCTCCCAGCCGATCCGTCTGAAATCAG GCATCTATGGCTTGAGCAACTCTCTGTTGGAGACACCGTGGAGGAAACTGGACCACGGCAAGTGCCTGTTCACCAGCGTGGTGGAGCAACAGCTGTCCGGGGACAGACTGGTGCAGGACCTCATCACTGTCCTCAACAACCAGGAGCT GACCACTGACCCAGCCATACAGAGACAGGGTCAGGGCTTCGACAACGGGATACTGCCGGCCCTCTCATCGGTGTGTGTTCGCACTCCTCATTACGGCACAAG GACCGGAGTCTTATTTCACCTCTGTAAGCACACAGTGCAGGTCACGATCTCCAAGGAGGCCTCACGTGGCCTCACACAGTGGAAGACACGTTATGAGGATGTTTGTGGAGTTCTGTAG
- the tango2 gene encoding transport and Golgi organization protein 2 homolog isoform X1, with product MCILFFKFDPRPASKNAYRLILAANRDEYYSRPTKAADYWASNGDILSGLDLENGKEGGTWLGVTKTGRLAAITNYLEPKLNPDAKGRGFLVANYLIDRDLDSFSYLKKLSTEGHLYNGFNLLTAEFNAKEDIVSYYGNRGSSQPIRLKSGIYGLSNSLLETPWRKLDHGKCLFTSVVEQQLSGDRLVQDLITVLNNQELTTDPAIQRQGQGFDNGILPALSSVCVRTPHYGTRTNTVVLIDTAGAVTFVERTMLNCDTSQWSNQSFQFQLQG from the exons ATGTGCATACTCTTTTTCAAGTTTGACCCACGGCCAGCATCCAAAAATGCCTACAG GCTGATTTTGGCTGCAAACAGAGATGAGTACTACAGCAGGCCGACCAAGGCGGCAGACTACTGGGCGTCCAACGGCGATATCCTCAGTG GCCTAGACCTTGAAAATGGCAAGGAAGGTGGAACATGGCTGGGAGTCACCAAGACGGGCAGGCTGGCCGCCATCACAAACTACCTGGAACCAAAGCTCAACCCTGACGCCAAAGGAAGAG GCTTCCTGGTGGCCAACTACTTAATAGACAGAGACCTGGACAGCTTCTCCTACTTGAAAAAGTTGTCGACAGAAGGTCACCTGTACAACGGCTTCAACCTGCTCACTGCAGAATTCAA TGCCAAAGAAGACATTGTGAGTTACTATGGAAACAGAGGGAGCTCCCAGCCGATCCGTCTGAAATCAG GCATCTATGGCTTGAGCAACTCTCTGTTGGAGACACCGTGGAGGAAACTGGACCACGGCAAGTGCCTGTTCACCAGCGTGGTGGAGCAACAGCTGTCCGGGGACAGACTGGTGCAGGACCTCATCACTGTCCTCAACAACCAGGAGCT GACCACTGACCCAGCCATACAGAGACAGGGTCAGGGCTTCGACAACGGGATACTGCCGGCCCTCTCATCGGTGTGTGTTCGCACTCCTCATTACGGCACAAG gaccAACACGGTGGTCCTGATAGACACTGCAGGGGCCGTGACCTTCGTGGAACGCACCATGCTCAACTGCGACACCAGCCAGTGGAGCAACCAGAGCTTCCAGTTCCAGCTGCAGGGGTGA